A region from the Vibrio navarrensis genome encodes:
- the rseP gene encoding sigma E protease regulator RseP, giving the protein MTDIVWNLASFIVALGILVAVHEFGHFWVARRCGVKVEKFSIGFGKSIWSKTGQDGTEYSIAIIPLGGYVKMLDGRVDEIEEAEKQFAFDRKPLWKRAAIVSAGPIFNFLFAIFAYWLVFLIGVPAVKPVIGQVTSSSIVAQAGIEPGMELKAVSGIKTPDWESVNMQLISHIGDSSMTLTVSPADEVGFERTLVVDIRNWEFDPENESAMQSLGFRPYTPEIMTRLANVSQGSAGERAGLQIGDKFISINGQAITAWEQVVNWVRSNPGQTLEVEVERNGTTLHLTITPDIREIKSGESIGFAGIAPEVAQWPESYRFDLQFGVFESFGKAVEKTGQVIDLTVSMLKKLITGDVGLNNLSGPISIAKGAGATADYGLVYFLGFLALISVNLGIINLVPLPMLDGGHLLFFAIEAVIRRPVPEKVQEMGYRIGAAVIFSLMALALFNDFTRL; this is encoded by the coding sequence ATGACGGATATTGTATGGAATTTAGCCTCTTTTATTGTTGCCCTGGGCATTTTGGTGGCAGTGCATGAATTTGGCCATTTTTGGGTGGCACGTCGCTGTGGCGTGAAGGTGGAGAAGTTCTCCATTGGTTTTGGCAAATCAATTTGGAGTAAGACGGGCCAAGATGGCACCGAGTACAGTATTGCCATTATTCCACTCGGTGGCTATGTCAAAATGCTCGATGGCCGAGTCGATGAGATTGAGGAGGCAGAGAAACAGTTTGCGTTTGATCGCAAGCCGTTGTGGAAACGCGCAGCGATTGTCTCCGCTGGCCCAATCTTTAATTTCCTGTTTGCTATTTTTGCCTATTGGCTGGTTTTTTTGATTGGTGTACCCGCGGTTAAGCCGGTGATTGGTCAGGTAACCAGCAGTTCTATTGTCGCTCAGGCAGGAATTGAGCCAGGCATGGAACTTAAAGCGGTTTCCGGTATCAAAACACCCGATTGGGAATCAGTTAACATGCAGTTAATCTCTCATATTGGCGATTCCAGTATGACATTGACGGTGTCGCCAGCCGACGAGGTTGGCTTTGAGCGAACCCTTGTCGTCGATATCCGCAACTGGGAATTTGACCCAGAAAACGAGTCGGCGATGCAATCTCTTGGCTTTAGGCCTTACACCCCAGAGATAATGACCCGGTTGGCGAATGTATCTCAAGGGAGTGCGGGTGAGCGAGCAGGGCTACAAATCGGTGATAAGTTTATCTCGATAAATGGCCAAGCGATCACGGCTTGGGAACAAGTGGTGAATTGGGTGCGCAGCAATCCTGGCCAAACCCTTGAGGTTGAAGTGGAGCGCAATGGCACCACGCTACATCTCACCATCACGCCGGATATCCGAGAGATCAAAAGTGGTGAATCGATCGGTTTTGCAGGGATTGCTCCTGAAGTCGCACAATGGCCAGAAAGTTATCGCTTCGATTTGCAATTTGGTGTATTCGAGTCTTTCGGCAAAGCCGTAGAGAAAACGGGGCAGGTGATTGACTTGACGGTCAGTATGCTGAAAAAGCTGATCACGGGTGATGTGGGGCTGAATAATCTGAGTGGGCCGATTTCCATCGCTAAAGGCGCTGGAGCAACCGCCGATTACGGTTTGGTCTATTTTCTCGGCTTTTTGGCGCTGATCAGTGTCAACTTGGGCATTATTAACTTGGTGCCACTGCCGATGTTGGACGGTGGACACCTGCTGTTTTTCGCCATTGAAGCCGTCATCCGTCGTCCTGTTCCTGAAAAAGTGCAGGAAATGGGGTACCGTATCGGTGCGGCGGTGATTTTTTCGCTCATGGCGTTAGCCTTATTTAACGATTTTACGCGTCTGTGA
- the ispC gene encoding 1-deoxy-D-xylulose-5-phosphate reductoisomerase — MQKLTILGATGSIGASTLKVVEQNPEHFAVVALAAGSNVEKMQQLCEKWQPQYAVMASAEAAQRLQRLLVSSSPQTQVLAGEEAMCYVASLDEVDCAMAAIVGAAGLLPTMAAVQAGKRILLANKEALVMSGQLFIDEVAKSGAQLLPVDSEHNAIFQCLPQAVQTNLGRCDLAMHGINHILLTGSGGPFRYTDVAALESVTPEQAIAHPNWSMGRKISVDSATMMNKGLEYIEAKWLFNASKEQLKVIIHPQSVIHSMVQYIDGSVLAQMGEPDMVTPIALTLSYPERIPTNVKPLDFSQVGELTFIQPDFARYPCLELAMDACYLGQQATTALNAANEITVQAFLEHQLKFTDIARINERVLNRICQQSSAHHVDNLESLLELDKIARAFAVEAIRECVR; from the coding sequence ATGCAAAAGCTAACGATTCTTGGTGCAACAGGCTCAATTGGAGCCAGCACACTAAAAGTGGTGGAACAAAACCCAGAACACTTTGCTGTGGTCGCTCTAGCTGCGGGTTCCAATGTGGAAAAAATGCAGCAGCTTTGCGAAAAATGGCAACCACAGTATGCAGTAATGGCTTCGGCGGAAGCGGCGCAGCGTTTACAGCGCTTACTGGTCAGTTCGTCGCCTCAGACCCAGGTTTTAGCAGGGGAAGAAGCGATGTGTTACGTGGCATCGCTTGATGAAGTCGACTGCGCGATGGCTGCGATTGTCGGAGCTGCTGGTTTGTTGCCAACGATGGCTGCCGTTCAAGCGGGTAAGCGCATTCTGCTGGCCAATAAAGAAGCGCTGGTGATGTCTGGGCAACTCTTTATCGATGAAGTCGCTAAATCAGGCGCACAATTGCTACCAGTCGACAGTGAACACAATGCGATCTTTCAGTGTTTGCCACAGGCAGTGCAAACCAATTTGGGCCGCTGCGATCTCGCTATGCACGGCATTAACCACATTCTGCTCACGGGTTCTGGCGGCCCATTTCGTTATACCGATGTCGCAGCGTTAGAAAGCGTGACCCCTGAGCAGGCGATTGCACACCCTAACTGGTCTATGGGACGAAAAATTTCGGTCGATTCCGCCACCATGATGAACAAAGGGTTGGAATACATCGAGGCCAAATGGCTGTTTAATGCCAGCAAAGAGCAGCTTAAAGTGATCATTCACCCCCAATCAGTGATTCACTCCATGGTGCAGTACATCGATGGTTCGGTACTGGCGCAGATGGGAGAACCTGACATGGTGACCCCAATCGCGTTGACGCTATCCTATCCCGAGCGTATCCCCACTAATGTGAAACCACTGGATTTTAGCCAAGTTGGCGAGCTAACGTTCATTCAGCCCGATTTTGCCCGTTATCCTTGCCTCGAATTGGCGATGGATGCGTGCTACCTCGGCCAGCAGGCGACCACGGCGCTCAATGCCGCCAACGAAATCACTGTGCAAGCCTTCTTAGAGCATCAACTTAAATTTACAGACATTGCTCGTATTAACGAGCGAGTACTCAACCGCATTTGCCAACAGAGTTCAGCGCATCATGTGGATAACTTGGAAAGCTTGCTTGAGCTGGATAAAATAGCCAGAGCCTTTGCCGTTGAAGCCATTAGAGAGTGTGTACGATGA
- a CDS encoding phosphatidate cytidylyltransferase encodes MKQRIITALILAPLVILGIFQLSLPLFIVALTLVLLAGFWEWTQFVDAGSRVKAMIPAVIATVASFFLISPESVSLNHIGWPHLLILSAGTTWWLYASVLAITYPKSTQTWQGSKPLRHLFGFLTLIPFLWSVIILRASEIDTSPYHGAKLVMFVCLLVWAADSGAYFAGKSMGKRKMAPNVSPNKTIEGLVGGIITAIVVGWIFSKLFDIHFASPVHMILITFATVVISVLGDLVESMFKRESGIKDSSNMIPGHGGILDRIDSLTAAFPIFALLYLLF; translated from the coding sequence TTGAAACAAAGAATAATAACCGCACTCATTCTTGCACCTTTGGTCATTTTAGGGATTTTTCAGTTATCTCTGCCGTTATTTATCGTCGCGTTAACCTTAGTGCTACTCGCTGGTTTTTGGGAGTGGACACAATTTGTCGATGCAGGCTCTCGTGTGAAAGCAATGATCCCAGCAGTCATTGCCACCGTGGCAAGTTTTTTTCTCATCTCTCCCGAATCGGTCAGTCTTAACCATATTGGTTGGCCGCATCTGCTGATACTGAGTGCGGGCACAACATGGTGGCTCTATGCCAGTGTGCTTGCGATTACTTACCCCAAGTCGACACAAACATGGCAAGGCAGTAAGCCATTGCGCCATCTGTTTGGCTTTCTCACTCTGATCCCTTTTTTGTGGAGCGTGATCATTTTGCGCGCGAGTGAGATAGATACTTCTCCGTACCATGGTGCTAAGTTAGTGATGTTTGTCTGCTTGTTGGTCTGGGCTGCAGACAGCGGTGCCTACTTTGCTGGTAAAAGTATGGGTAAGCGTAAAATGGCGCCCAATGTGAGCCCTAACAAAACGATTGAGGGTTTAGTTGGTGGCATCATTACCGCGATCGTGGTCGGCTGGATTTTTTCCAAACTGTTTGACATCCACTTTGCCAGCCCGGTGCACATGATTCTGATTACCTTTGCCACAGTGGTGATTTCCGTACTGGGTGATTTGGTGGAAAGTATGTTTAAGCGCGAGTCTGGAATCAAAGACAGCAGCAATATGATCCCAGGTCATGGTGGAATTTTGGATCGCATTGACAGCTTAACAGCAGCGTTTCCTATCTTCGCCCTTCTTTATCTCTTGTTCTGA
- a CDS encoding isoprenyl transferase: MQNSQLFVESLPKHIAIIMDGNGRWAKSKGQPRVFGHKKGVSAVRKTIAAASKLNIQAITLFAFSSENWRRPEDEVGLLMELFITVLSSEIKKLHKNNLRLRIIGDTSRFSERLQKKIAEAETLTAGNTGMMINVAANYGGKWDIVQAVQKLAQQVEQGKLAASDIDEDKIAQHLTMADLPDVDLLIRTSGECRISNFMLWQMAYAEMYFTPVYWPDFGEDSLVEAITWFVNRERRFGFTGEQIKALMSTQ, encoded by the coding sequence ATGCAAAATTCTCAACTCTTCGTGGAATCTCTTCCAAAGCATATTGCCATCATCATGGACGGTAATGGCCGCTGGGCCAAGTCCAAAGGTCAACCACGCGTTTTTGGTCATAAAAAAGGCGTTAGTGCAGTACGTAAAACCATCGCAGCGGCCTCTAAACTCAATATTCAAGCCATCACACTTTTTGCGTTCAGTAGTGAAAACTGGCGTCGTCCCGAAGACGAAGTCGGCTTACTGATGGAGCTTTTTATCACTGTGCTCTCCAGTGAAATAAAAAAGCTACATAAGAATAACTTACGTTTACGCATCATCGGCGATACCAGTCGCTTTAGCGAACGACTACAAAAGAAAATTGCCGAGGCGGAGACACTCACCGCAGGCAACACTGGGATGATGATTAATGTTGCCGCGAATTATGGCGGGAAGTGGGATATCGTTCAGGCGGTGCAAAAACTCGCACAACAGGTCGAGCAAGGAAAGCTCGCTGCCAGCGATATCGATGAGGACAAGATTGCTCAGCATCTGACGATGGCCGATTTACCGGATGTCGATCTTCTGATTCGCACCAGTGGTGAATGCCGCATCAGCAACTTTATGCTTTGGCAAATGGCCTACGCAGAAATGTACTTTACGCCGGTCTATTGGCCGGATTTCGGTGAAGATAGCCTCGTGGAGGCGATCACTTGGTTTGTCAATCGTGAGCGACGTTTTGGTTTCACTGGCGAACAAATCAAAGCCCTGATGAGTACACAATAA
- the frr gene encoding ribosome recycling factor yields the protein MINEIKKDAQERMEKSVEALKNTLSKVRTGRAHPSLLSGISVDYYGAPTPLNQVANVVAEDARTLAITVFDRELTQKVEKAIMMSDLGLNPMSAGTIIRVPLPPLTEERRRDLVKIVRGEAEGGRVAVRNIRRDANGDLKALLKDKEISEDEERKAQDEIQKLTDAAVKKIDDVLAAKEKELMEV from the coding sequence GTGATTAACGAAATCAAAAAAGACGCGCAAGAGCGCATGGAAAAAAGTGTTGAAGCGCTGAAAAATACTTTGTCTAAAGTTCGTACGGGTCGTGCGCATCCAAGCCTACTTTCTGGCATTTCTGTCGATTATTACGGTGCTCCGACACCACTTAACCAAGTGGCTAACGTAGTTGCTGAAGACGCTCGTACTCTGGCGATCACTGTTTTTGATAGAGAACTGACGCAGAAAGTCGAAAAAGCGATCATGATGTCTGATCTGGGTCTAAACCCAATGTCAGCTGGCACCATCATCCGCGTTCCACTGCCACCGCTAACAGAAGAGCGCCGTCGTGACTTGGTTAAAATCGTTCGCGGTGAAGCGGAAGGTGGCCGTGTTGCGGTACGTAATATTCGTCGTGATGCCAACGGCGATCTGAAAGCGCTACTAAAAGATAAAGAGATCTCTGAAGATGAAGAGCGTAAAGCACAAGACGAGATTCAAAAGCTGACCGATGCCGCAGTGAAGAAGATCGATGATGTTCTTGCTGCTAAAGAAAAAGAGTTAATGGAAGTCTAA
- the pyrH gene encoding UMP kinase gives MTTNPKPAYQRILLKLSGEALQGSEGFGIDPAVLDRMAQEVKELVELGVQVGVVIGGGNLFRGAGLAEAGMNRVVGDHMGMLATVMNGLAMRDALHRAYVNARVMSAIPLKGVCDDYNWADAIRELRQGRVVIFSAGTGNPFFTTDSAACLRGIEIEADVVLKATKVDGVFSADPVANPDAELYDKLAYADVLDKELKVMDLAAFTLARDHKMPIRVFNMNKPGALRRVVMGEAEGTLIS, from the coding sequence ATGACTACGAACCCAAAACCAGCGTATCAACGTATTCTGTTAAAACTGAGTGGTGAAGCTCTGCAAGGCTCTGAAGGTTTCGGTATTGATCCTGCAGTTTTGGATCGTATGGCGCAGGAAGTCAAAGAACTGGTTGAACTGGGTGTGCAAGTCGGCGTGGTGATCGGTGGCGGCAACCTATTCCGTGGTGCTGGCCTTGCTGAAGCGGGCATGAACCGCGTTGTGGGCGATCACATGGGTATGCTGGCAACGGTCATGAATGGCCTAGCGATGCGTGATGCACTGCACCGTGCGTACGTAAATGCACGAGTGATGTCTGCCATCCCACTGAAAGGGGTATGTGATGACTATAATTGGGCAGACGCGATTCGCGAACTGCGTCAAGGCCGCGTGGTGATTTTCTCTGCGGGTACGGGCAACCCATTCTTCACGACCGACTCTGCCGCGTGTTTGCGTGGTATCGAAATTGAGGCCGATGTGGTTCTCAAAGCAACGAAAGTGGATGGCGTATTCAGCGCAGACCCGGTAGCCAATCCAGACGCAGAGCTGTATGATAAACTGGCTTACGCCGATGTTCTTGATAAAGAACTAAAAGTGATGGATTTAGCCGCATTTACTCTGGCTCGCGATCACAAAATGCCTATCCGTGTATTTAATATGAATAAGCCAGGCGCTCTACGTCGCGTGGTGATGGGTGAAGCAGAAGGTACGCTGATTAGCTAG
- the tsf gene encoding translation elongation factor Ts, with translation MAVTAALVKELRERTGAGMMECKKALVETDGDIELAIENMRKSGAAKAAKKAGNVAAEGAIFIKDENGVAVLLEVNCQTDFVAKDGNFTAFADKVAVEALASKASIEELQAKFEEERVALVAKIGENINIRRVQYAQGTAIASYRHGEKIGVVVAGEGDAETLKHIAMHVAASRPEYVNPEDVPADVVAKEREVQVEIAMNEGKPKEIAEKMVEGRMKKFTGEVSLTGQPFVMEPKKTVAEILKERGASVSTFVRLEVGEGIEKAEGLSFAEEVALAQKG, from the coding sequence ATGGCTGTTACTGCTGCTCTAGTAAAAGAACTGCGCGAACGTACTGGCGCAGGTATGATGGAATGTAAGAAGGCGCTTGTTGAGACTGACGGCGACATCGAACTAGCGATTGAAAACATGCGCAAATCTGGCGCTGCAAAAGCGGCTAAAAAAGCGGGCAACGTTGCAGCTGAAGGCGCAATCTTCATCAAAGACGAAAACGGTGTTGCAGTACTTCTTGAAGTTAACTGTCAAACTGACTTCGTTGCTAAAGATGGTAACTTCACTGCATTCGCAGACAAAGTTGCAGTTGAAGCGCTGGCATCTAAAGCGTCTATCGAAGAGCTACAAGCTAAATTCGAAGAAGAGCGTGTTGCTCTAGTTGCTAAGATCGGTGAAAACATCAACATCCGTCGCGTTCAGTACGCTCAAGGTACTGCAATTGCTTCTTACCGTCACGGCGAGAAAATCGGTGTTGTTGTTGCTGGTGAAGGCGACGCAGAAACTCTGAAACACATCGCAATGCACGTAGCAGCATCTCGTCCTGAGTACGTAAATCCAGAAGACGTACCAGCAGACGTAGTAGCGAAAGAGCGTGAAGTTCAAGTTGAAATCGCGATGAACGAAGGCAAGCCTAAAGAAATCGCTGAGAAGATGGTTGAAGGCCGCATGAAGAAATTCACTGGCGAAGTTTCACTAACTGGTCAGCCTTTCGTTATGGAACCAAAGAAAACTGTTGCTGAGATCCTAAAAGAGCGCGGCGCATCAGTTTCTACTTTCGTTCGTCTAGAAGTGGGTGAAGGCATCGAGAAAGCTGAAGGCCTAAGCTTCGCTGAAGAAGTAGCACTGGCTCAGAAAGGTTAA